The region GTATGAGGACGCCTATCTTGCCCTTGATCGTCTTAACGATAGGAACGCAAAATATTACTCGACAGAGGATGTGGAGAGGATCCTTGACCTATAGTATTCGATGGAACGAAGAGGCGGTAAACGACCTCAAGAAAATAGACCGGCAAGCACAAAAGAAGATCATAGCCAAGGTAAAGGATTATCTTTGCAAAGATCCCATCAGCATAGGTAAGCCACTCCAGGGAATCTTCAAGGGCCTTTATCGTT is a window of Syntrophales bacterium DNA encoding:
- a CDS encoding type II toxin-antitoxin system RelE/ParE family toxin, which produces MTYSIRWNEEAVNDLKKIDRQAQKKIIAKVKDYLCKDPISIGKPLQGIFKGLYRYRYGSYRIIYAIDRGSVVVLILRVADRKDVYEGPINKN